The Rhabdothermincola sediminis DNA window GATGAACGGCCCCCCCTCGCCGTGGCCGCAGAACCCCAGCGCCTCCAACCAGCACAAGGTGATGAAGCTGAAGCCGTCGTACAGCTCCGCAACGTCGACGTCCGCCGGGGTGAGATCGGTGCGTGACCACAACATCGCCGCCGCGTCGCGCAGGGCCATGGTGGTGAGGTCGTCCCACTGGTCCCAGGACGGGCGGCCGTGGATGGCCGCGCCCACCGCTTCGATCCTCGCCGGAGGATGTGCGAGGTCGGCCGCGGCGTCGGCCCGGGAGACGATCACCGCCGTGCTGCCGTCGGCGGGCACGTCGCAGTCGTACAGGCACAGAGGGGTGGAGATCATCCGCACCCCCAGGTAGTCGTCGAGGGTCATGGGATCGCGGTAGATGGCCTTCGGATTGCGGGCCGCGTTGCGCCGGCCGTTGAGCGCGATCTGGGCGAGCTGCTCGCGGGTGGTGCCGAACTCGTGGAAGTGCCGCTGAGCCATCATCGCGATCCAGTTCGCTGCCGAGGGCGCCCCGAACGGCAGCGTCCACTGCATGAAGCCGCTGGCCCGGTAGCCCGCCCCGGTGCCCCCGGCACCCATGGTCACCGACGAGCGGCCCTTGCTGCCCTGGGCGCTGGCCTCCCACACGGTGCGGAAGCACAGCACGTGGTCGGCGAGCCCGGTGGCCACCGCGGCGATGGCGTTGATGACCGAGCCGAGCTGCCCGGGGGACTCGAGCCCACCGGCGAACCAGTCGAGCTCGAGGCGCAGCGCGTCCTGCACCTCCACCACCCCGACGCCCGAGAAACCGGGCGGGACGTCCTGGTTCCCGGGGTAGGTGGCGATGCCGTCGATGTCGGCGGGCTCGAGGCCCGCGTCCGCGATGGCCTCGAGGGCGGCGTCGATCGTCAGGTCGAGCGGGTCGCGGTAGAGGCGCCGACCCACCTGGCTCTGGCCGATGCCGCTGATGACCGCCCGCCGCTCCAGCCGATCCGGGCCCATCTCAGCGACCCTCACCACCGGCGCTGCCCGCGGGCTCGAAGAACGGGAGCCACACGTCGTCGTACTCCTCGAAGGTCACCCGCACCTGCATGCCGATGCGCACCTCGTAGGGATCGCAGTTGACGATGTTGGTGGTGAGCCGAAGCCCCTCCTGCTCGGGCAGCTCGACGATGGCCACCACGTACGGGGGATCGAG harbors:
- a CDS encoding thiolase family protein, which encodes MGPDRLERRAVISGIGQSQVGRRLYRDPLDLTIDAALEAIADAGLEPADIDGIATYPGNQDVPPGFSGVGVVEVQDALRLELDWFAGGLESPGQLGSVINAIAAVATGLADHVLCFRTVWEASAQGSKGRSSVTMGAGGTGAGYRASGFMQWTLPFGAPSAANWIAMMAQRHFHEFGTTREQLAQIALNGRRNAARNPKAIYRDPMTLDDYLGVRMISTPLCLYDCDVPADGSTAVIVSRADAAADLAHPPARIEAVGAAIHGRPSWDQWDDLTTMALRDAAAMLWSRTDLTPADVDVAELYDGFSFITLCWLEALGFCGHGEGGPFIEGGERIALDGEIPLNTHGGQLSAGRLHGYGFLHEACVQLWDRGGERQVAGGPEVAVVGAGGGPLGGCLLLTRDR